A part of Peromyscus maniculatus bairdii isolate BWxNUB_F1_BW_parent chromosome 10, HU_Pman_BW_mat_3.1, whole genome shotgun sequence genomic DNA contains:
- the LOC102915587 gene encoding sulfotransferase 1 family member D1, giving the protein MDQKLDIFRRELVDVQGVPLFWSIAEQWSQVESFEARPDDLLISTYPKSGTTWISEILDLIYNNGDAEKCKRDAIYKRVPFMELIIPGLSNGIELLESMPSPRLVKTHLPVQLLPSSFWKNDCKMVYVARNAKDVAVSYYYFYQMAKIHPEPGTWEEFLDKFMAGQVGFGSWYDHVKGWWEKRKDYRILYLFYEDMKEDPMCEIKKLLKFLEKDLPEEIVNEILYHSSFNVMKENPSANYSTMKKEEMDHSVSPFMRKGISGDWKNQFTVAQYEKFEEDYVKKMAESTLKFRSEI; this is encoded by the exons ATGGATCAGAAGCTGGATATCTTCAGGAGGGAGTTAGTGGATGTTCAAGGTGTCCCTCTTTTCTGGAGCATTGCTGAGCAGTGGTCCCAAGTGGAGTCATTTGAGGCCCGGCCTGACGATCTTTTGATCTCCACCTATCCCAAATCTG GGACAACCTGGATCAGCGAAATACTGGATTTGATCTATAACAACGGGGATGCAGAGAAGTGTAAACGGGATGCAATCTATAAACGAGTGCCTTTCATGGAGCTTATAATTCCTGGACTgtcaaatg GTATTGAACTGTTGGAAAGCATGCCGTCTCCTCGGCTGGTGAAAACTCATCTACCTGTTCAacttcttccttcctcattttGGAAAAATGACTGCAAG ATGGTCTATGTGGCACGGAATGCCAAAGACGTGGCTGTTTCTTACTATTATTTCTACCAAATGGCAAAAATACACCCAGAGCCTGGCACCTGGGAGGAGTTCCTTGATAAATTCATGGCTGGGCAAG TGGGTTTCGGTTCCTGGTATGATCATGTGAAGGGCtggtgggagaaaagaaaagattaccGTATCCTTTATCTGTTTTATGAAGATATGAAAGAA GATCCAatgtgtgaaattaaaaaattattaaagtttCTAGAGAAAGACCTACCAGAAGAAATTGTAAATGAAATCCTCTATCACAGCTCTTTCAATGTAATGAAGGAGAATCCTAGTGCAAATTACAGCACCAtgaagaaagaagagatggaCCATTCTGTGTCTCCATTCATGAGAAAAG GCATTTCAGGTGACTGGAAGAATCAGTTCACTGTAGCCCAGTATGAGAAATTTGAAGAAGATTATGTCAAGAAAATGGCAGAGTCAACACTTAAGTTTAGGTCAGAGATCTAG